A genome region from Bacillaceae bacterium IKA-2 includes the following:
- a CDS encoding bifunctional homocysteine S-methyltransferase/methylenetetrahydrofolate reductase: MGFLEDMKTKTLIGDGAIGTFLYLKGLDSCFEELNLTNPSKVKDVHQAYIDAGADIIQTNTYAANKIKLARYGLENNVTIINEQAVKCAREAANGKGVYVLGTMGGIRGFQKQSQLLSEIVESFEEQLESLLKCNIDGLLLETFYDFEEISECLAIARKKTDLPIIAHVSLDEVGVLHGGIPLNNALLALESLGADVVGINCRMGPFHMLQSFEQVPLLTKAYLSAYPNASLPDYEDGRLVYQTNPHYFGDSAKSFVEQGIRLIGGCCGTTPDHIRACAQVVKDQPLITKKQIKVKPKKRIILLPEEAQESLANIALRRKSVIVELDPPKKLNVDKFIIGARKLSEAGVDAVTLADNSLASPRVCNASMAAIIKRDHQVRPLVHITCRDRNLIGLQSHLMGLHTLGIDQILAVTGDPTKIGDFPGATSVYDLASFDFIRLIKQMNQGYSFSGKDLGAATNFTVAAAFNPNVNHLEQAVQRLEKKLECGADYFLSQPVFCIEQIRKIYEATRHIKAPIYIGVMPLTSAKNAEFLHNEVPGIKLTDETRHRMALVANDPVASEQEGIAMAKQLIDQVHHYFNGLYLITPFLRYEMTVILTEYWHTLTAKAKKIKINAES; this comes from the coding sequence ATGGGCTTTTTAGAAGATATGAAAACGAAAACGTTAATTGGAGATGGAGCAATTGGGACATTTCTATATTTAAAAGGACTAGACAGCTGTTTTGAAGAGTTAAATTTGACGAATCCTAGTAAAGTAAAGGATGTACATCAAGCTTATATTGATGCGGGTGCAGATATTATTCAAACGAATACTTACGCTGCCAATAAAATTAAGTTAGCTCGTTATGGATTAGAAAATAATGTGACGATCATAAATGAACAAGCAGTAAAGTGTGCCCGAGAGGCCGCCAACGGTAAAGGTGTTTATGTATTGGGGACGATGGGTGGAATTAGAGGCTTTCAAAAACAATCTCAATTATTGAGTGAGATTGTAGAAAGTTTCGAAGAACAATTAGAAAGTTTACTTAAGTGTAATATTGATGGTTTATTGTTGGAGACATTCTATGATTTTGAAGAAATTTCTGAGTGTTTAGCGATTGCTAGAAAAAAAACAGATTTGCCAATCATTGCTCATGTTTCTTTAGATGAAGTAGGGGTACTCCATGGCGGAATACCATTAAATAATGCGCTCTTAGCACTTGAATCTCTTGGCGCTGATGTCGTGGGAATTAATTGTCGAATGGGCCCTTTTCATATGTTGCAATCGTTTGAACAAGTTCCTCTCCTTACTAAAGCTTATTTATCAGCTTATCCAAATGCTAGCTTGCCTGACTATGAAGATGGGCGTCTTGTCTATCAAACGAATCCCCACTATTTTGGTGACAGTGCCAAAAGCTTTGTTGAACAAGGGATAAGGTTGATTGGTGGTTGCTGTGGGACAACGCCAGATCATATTAGAGCTTGTGCTCAAGTAGTCAAAGATCAACCACTGATAACGAAAAAACAAATAAAAGTAAAACCAAAAAAAAGAATTATTTTATTGCCAGAAGAAGCTCAAGAATCGCTTGCTAATATTGCGCTAAGAAGGAAATCAGTAATTGTTGAGCTTGACCCACCAAAAAAATTAAATGTCGATAAATTTATTATCGGAGCGCGAAAATTATCAGAAGCTGGTGTTGATGCCGTTACGTTAGCAGATAATTCATTAGCGTCTCCTAGAGTGTGTAATGCATCAATGGCAGCGATTATAAAACGCGACCATCAAGTTCGGCCACTAGTTCACATTACTTGTCGAGATAGAAATTTAATTGGTTTGCAATCACATTTAATGGGGCTTCATACATTAGGAATTGATCAAATTCTTGCAGTAACTGGTGATCCGACAAAAATCGGTGATTTTCCTGGAGCAACATCAGTTTATGACCTTGCCTCTTTTGATTTTATTCGATTAATTAAACAAATGAATCAAGGCTATTCTTTTTCAGGTAAAGATTTAGGTGCAGCAACTAATTTCACAGTCGCAGCAGCTTTTAATCCTAATGTGAATCATTTAGAGCAGGCAGTTCAAAGATTGGAAAAAAAGCTTGAGTGTGGTGCAGACTACTTTTTAAGTCAACCAGTTTTTTGTATAGAGCAAATTAGGAAAATTTATGAAGCGACTCGGCATATTAAAGCACCAATTTATATTGGCGTGATGCCGTTAACAAGCGCAAAAAACGCAGAATTTCTTCATAATGAGGTGCCAGGTATTAAGCTAACAGATGAAACGAGACATAGAATGGCCCTAGTTGCTAATGACCCAGTGGCATCAGAACAAGAAGGAATTGCAATGGCGAAACAACTAATTGATCAAGTTCATCACTATTTTAATGGACTGTATTTAATTACTCCATTTTTAAGGTATGAAATGACAGTAATCCTAACCGAATATTGGCATACATTGACAGCAAAAGCTAAGAAAATAAAAATTAATGCAGAAAGTTAA